One segment of Neobacillus endophyticus DNA contains the following:
- a CDS encoding diacylglycerol kinase family protein, giving the protein MNMDSRDNRNKGPAWQSFSYAFEGILIAIKEERNMRFHLCSSVVVIFLAFYFSISKIEWVLILLLICGMFALEIINTAIERVVDLSVKEYHPLAKQAKDLAAGAVLVYAILSVAAGTIIFGPYFLKFITNL; this is encoded by the coding sequence ATGAATATGGACTCACGCGATAATCGGAATAAAGGCCCAGCCTGGCAGTCCTTTTCATATGCATTTGAAGGAATCTTGATTGCCATTAAGGAAGAAAGAAATATGCGTTTCCACCTGTGCAGCTCGGTTGTCGTAATCTTTCTCGCCTTTTATTTTTCCATTTCAAAAATCGAATGGGTATTGATTTTGTTATTAATCTGCGGTATGTTCGCTCTGGAAATAATAAATACGGCTATTGAGCGTGTCGTGGATCTTTCTGTAAAGGAATATCATCCATTGGCCAAACAGGCAAAGGATTTAGCTGCAGGTGCTGTTCTGGTTTACGCAATTCTGTCCGTTGCGGCAGGAACAATTATTTTCGGGCCGTATTTCTTAAAATTTATAACAAATTTATGA
- a CDS encoding YqzL family protein produces the protein MLDFTWKVFTQTGNIDTYLLFKELEKENQEIPGNLNEELAQIDFPIS, from the coding sequence GTGTTGGATTTTACGTGGAAAGTATTTACCCAAACAGGTAATATTGACACATATCTTCTCTTTAAGGAGCTTGAGAAGGAAAACCAAGAAATACCCGGTAATCTGAATGAAGAGCTAGCACAGATCGATTTTCCTATTTCATAA
- the era gene encoding GTPase Era, whose protein sequence is MLNSATNTKQFKSGFISIIGRPNVGKSTFLNRVIGQKIAIMSDKPQTTRNKIQGVLTQSDAQMVFIDTPGIHKPKHKLGDFMMKVAQNTLKEVDLIMFMVNAQEGFGRGEEFILEKFKTINTPVFLVINKIDQIHPDDLLPIIESYKEKYSFKEIVPISALEGNNVERLLEQIKSFLPEGPQYYPADQVTDHPERFIITELIREKALHLTREEIPHSLAVVLDKMERQQNKDVIHVMATVIVERDSQKGIIIGKQGGMLKEIGKRARMDIENLLGSKVFLELWVKVQKDWRNKMSQLRDYGFNENEY, encoded by the coding sequence ATGCTAAATAGTGCCACAAATACAAAACAATTTAAATCAGGGTTTATTTCCATAATAGGCCGGCCTAATGTCGGAAAATCAACATTCCTTAATCGGGTGATTGGTCAAAAAATAGCGATCATGAGCGATAAGCCACAAACAACAAGGAATAAAATCCAAGGGGTATTAACACAGTCAGATGCACAAATGGTTTTTATCGATACTCCGGGAATCCATAAACCAAAGCATAAATTAGGTGACTTTATGATGAAAGTTGCCCAAAATACATTAAAAGAAGTAGATCTAATCATGTTCATGGTCAATGCTCAAGAGGGATTTGGCCGTGGTGAAGAGTTTATTCTTGAAAAATTTAAAACCATCAACACTCCAGTCTTTCTTGTCATTAATAAAATTGATCAAATTCACCCGGATGATCTGCTTCCTATCATTGAATCGTACAAAGAAAAGTATTCTTTTAAAGAAATAGTACCTATTTCGGCATTAGAAGGGAATAATGTGGAGCGCCTGCTCGAGCAAATAAAATCATTCTTGCCGGAAGGACCGCAGTATTACCCAGCTGACCAGGTGACAGACCACCCGGAAAGATTTATTATTACAGAGTTAATTAGGGAAAAAGCATTACACCTTACCAGGGAGGAAATTCCGCATTCATTAGCTGTTGTTCTTGATAAAATGGAGCGGCAGCAGAATAAAGATGTCATTCATGTAATGGCAACGGTGATCGTTGAACGTGATTCGCAAAAAGGGATTATCATTGGAAAACAAGGCGGCATGTTAAAAGAAATTGGAAAACGAGCCCGTATGGATATTGAAAATCTTCTAGGGTCAAAGGTGTTTTTAGAGCTTTGGGTTAAGGTTCAAAAGGATTGGCGCAATAAAATGTCACAACTTAGGGACTACGGTTTTAATGAGAATGAATATTGA
- a CDS encoding cytidine deaminase: MDINKLIEEAIKARDKAYVPYSKFGVGAALLTAEGKVYHGCNIENAAYSMCNCAERTALFKAFSEGDRDFQMMAVVADTDRPCSPCGACRQVISELCSRDMKVVLTNLKGDILELTVEDLLPGAFSPEDLHAK, encoded by the coding sequence GTGGACATTAACAAATTAATCGAAGAAGCGATTAAAGCAAGAGATAAAGCATATGTTCCATATTCTAAATTTGGAGTAGGAGCAGCACTGTTAACCGCAGAAGGAAAAGTTTATCATGGCTGTAATATTGAAAATGCTGCATATAGCATGTGTAATTGCGCTGAACGAACTGCCCTTTTTAAAGCGTTTTCAGAAGGTGATCGTGATTTCCAAATGATGGCTGTTGTTGCCGATACGGATCGTCCATGTTCTCCATGTGGAGCTTGCAGACAAGTAATTTCCGAATTATGTTCAAGAGACATGAAGGTAGTACTAACGAATTTAAAAGGCGACATTTTAGAGCTTACTGTAGAAGATCTATTGCCAGGAGCTTTCTCACCGGAGGATTTGCATGCTAAATAG